From the Nitrobacter hamburgensis X14 genome, one window contains:
- a CDS encoding DUF5677 domain-containing protein, with the protein MAEENEAQAHRAQLSEHHRLGRNLLHAQTRAIDALIHELHALDSARENEAIRVPLLMLQAVGVSVHSVLTLTHQRDMSIRDCFGIARSAVETAVNAAFIAVSGEPMAKRAVRHMRQKRWRDLRRQGRVGKHNITVSRDIGIEMDHLPGVREALEEFTNKRGEEVRSWTPENLESRITVISNRHGRAGLCLGAASFSVYRPASELLHGTYYGVNLFWQGSRDVPARGQEEFDELWVTEHFVTLLTALFFAASGAIDAISAVHMLAGHSERQDDLSRQLSVLVEEMGKNDQDDEHDFCTAEL; encoded by the coding sequence ATGGCTGAGGAAAATGAAGCCCAAGCGCATCGTGCGCAGCTTTCCGAACATCACCGACTGGGCAGGAATCTGTTGCATGCTCAGACGCGTGCGATTGATGCGCTCATCCATGAACTTCATGCGCTCGACAGCGCCCGTGAGAACGAAGCAATCCGCGTGCCGCTTCTCATGCTTCAGGCGGTGGGCGTCTCAGTCCACAGCGTGCTCACGCTCACCCATCAACGCGACATGAGCATACGCGACTGCTTCGGCATAGCTAGATCAGCAGTCGAGACGGCGGTCAACGCGGCATTTATAGCGGTCTCAGGCGAACCGATGGCCAAAAGGGCAGTCCGACACATGCGCCAGAAAAGGTGGCGTGACCTCCGTCGCCAAGGACGTGTGGGCAAACATAACATTACGGTTTCGCGTGACATCGGCATCGAGATGGATCATCTGCCCGGGGTAAGAGAAGCCCTTGAGGAATTTACGAATAAGCGCGGTGAAGAGGTAAGATCCTGGACACCAGAGAATCTCGAGAGTCGCATCACCGTCATCTCAAACCGACACGGGCGTGCTGGTCTGTGCCTTGGGGCAGCATCCTTCTCCGTCTACCGACCGGCCTCCGAGCTCCTTCACGGCACCTATTACGGTGTGAATCTCTTTTGGCAGGGCAGTCGCGATGTTCCGGCGCGCGGGCAGGAGGAGTTTGACGAACTGTGGGTGACCGAGCATTTTGTCACCCTCCTGACCGCCTTGTTCTTCGCCGCGAGTGGTGCAATCGATGCCATCTCCGCCGTTCATATGCTCGCGGGCCATTCAGAACGACAAGATGATTTGTCGCGACAGCTGTCCGTACTTGTCGAAGAAATGGGTAAAAACGATCAAGATGATGAGCACGACTTCTGTACTGCGGAACTGTAA
- a CDS encoding recombinase family protein — translation MKKVYSYIRFSTPEQAKGDSLRRQIDNARQWCSERGLVMDESLRDLGISAYTGTNRTTGALRSFLDLVESGKIPKGSILLVESLDRLSREAVIDAASRLFDLIRSGITIVTLVDGQEYSAERLNNDWSPLIVSIAVMARAHEESRTKGKRVGEAWAKKKQAAREEGRPLTRRCPAWIQIANKKYEVIPEKAQIVQRIFRMAIEGHGSRTILKALNSDGIPTFMVSKKKQNNGWQTSSLRRLLTSRTVLGEYQPHVGRHWARKPEGDPVKGFYPAIIDEATFWRAQSAMESRRGRGGRKGEGVAHLLQGLAKCGDCGSAMHIINKGPLPKGGTYFECSAARRKFECSNTERWRVDRIEARLLKALTYIDVDAVVFGEQRDEVSDKVDILQAKLADAEQRRKRLIVLVESGDDAAAERFQTVAAEVKHIKGELTKATKEAAKTAADPGVKAALINAIDLSQLMTVVADRTRYEYRVRLAHQMRKLVQIVEFHSQEGATARLIPQLNLPPGRVPWAAYGFETRSWLIWLNSDDVHGLDFFAPDPEMIAQDTPAPNFELRGRRG, via the coding sequence TTGAAAAAAGTTTACAGCTACATACGTTTTTCGACGCCTGAGCAGGCCAAGGGCGACAGCTTACGACGTCAGATCGACAACGCTCGCCAATGGTGCAGTGAACGCGGTTTGGTCATGGACGAATCCCTGCGTGACCTCGGCATTTCTGCCTACACGGGGACCAATCGGACGACGGGTGCGCTCCGCTCTTTCCTTGATCTCGTTGAGTCCGGAAAGATTCCTAAGGGCTCAATCTTGTTGGTCGAATCGCTGGATCGATTGAGCCGCGAAGCGGTCATTGATGCTGCCTCACGGCTTTTCGATTTGATCCGATCGGGCATCACGATCGTGACCCTTGTCGACGGCCAGGAATATAGCGCCGAGCGTCTTAATAATGATTGGTCACCTCTCATCGTTTCCATCGCTGTTATGGCCCGTGCGCACGAGGAATCTCGCACCAAAGGAAAGCGGGTCGGGGAGGCGTGGGCAAAGAAGAAACAGGCGGCGCGTGAGGAAGGCCGACCGCTGACGCGGCGGTGTCCCGCGTGGATTCAAATCGCCAATAAAAAATATGAAGTCATTCCGGAAAAGGCGCAGATCGTTCAGCGCATCTTTCGGATGGCTATCGAAGGCCATGGCAGCCGAACGATTCTCAAGGCCCTCAACTCCGACGGCATCCCCACCTTCATGGTTTCGAAGAAAAAGCAAAATAACGGCTGGCAGACGTCAAGCCTGCGACGTCTTCTGACGTCACGGACGGTCCTTGGCGAATATCAACCCCATGTCGGACGACACTGGGCCCGAAAACCCGAAGGCGACCCCGTCAAAGGTTTCTACCCTGCCATCATAGATGAAGCCACGTTCTGGCGCGCGCAATCCGCAATGGAGAGCCGTCGCGGACGGGGCGGGCGGAAGGGCGAAGGCGTCGCCCACTTGCTTCAAGGTCTGGCGAAATGCGGCGACTGCGGAAGCGCGATGCACATCATCAATAAGGGACCGCTTCCGAAGGGCGGGACCTATTTCGAATGTTCGGCCGCACGGCGCAAGTTCGAATGCTCCAACACCGAGCGATGGCGTGTCGACAGGATCGAGGCCCGGTTGTTGAAGGCTTTGACGTACATCGACGTCGACGCCGTTGTGTTCGGTGAGCAGCGCGACGAGGTGTCGGACAAAGTCGACATTTTGCAGGCCAAACTTGCAGATGCCGAGCAACGCCGAAAACGATTGATCGTCCTCGTTGAAAGCGGCGACGATGCCGCCGCCGAGCGTTTCCAGACCGTTGCGGCTGAGGTCAAACACATCAAGGGCGAGCTTACAAAGGCCACAAAGGAAGCCGCGAAAACAGCGGCAGACCCCGGCGTCAAAGCCGCACTGATAAATGCAATCGACCTTTCACAATTGATGACGGTCGTTGCTGATCGAACCCGTTACGAGTATCGCGTGAGGCTGGCGCACCAGATGCGAAAGCTCGTGCAGATCGTGGAATTTCACTCGCAGGAAGGTGCGACCGCCCGTCTTATCCCGCAACTGAATTTGCCACCCGGACGGGTCCCTTGGGCCGCTTATGGTTTTGAAACCCGATCATGGCTGATCTGGCTCAACAGCGACGATGTTCACGGCCTCGATTTCTTTGCTCCCGATCCGGAAATGATCGCGCAAGACACGCCAGCGCCGAACTTCGAACTTCGCGGACGTCGAGGCTGA
- the gshB gene encoding glutathione synthase translates to MKLKIAVQMDPIARINVRGDSTFALLLEAQRRGHAVSYYTPDKLSLRGKDLVAPAQSLTVRDQDGDHFTLGEATRAYLESFDVVLLRQDPPFDLAYITTTHLLERIHPKTLVVNDPASVRDAPEKLFVMDFPELMPPTLISRDLDEISSFRAEHGAVVMKPLHGYGGAAVFRVMPQDMNFGSLFDMFSVTFREPWVIQRFLPEVKHGDKRIILVDGEFAGAVNRVPAADDLRSNMVRGGAAQATDLTPREREICERIGPALRERGLLFVGIDVIDGNLTEINVTSPTGIRAIAAFGGPDVAAKIWDRIEAKRS, encoded by the coding sequence ATGAAATTGAAAATCGCCGTTCAGATGGACCCCATCGCGCGCATCAACGTCCGCGGCGATTCGACGTTTGCGCTCCTGCTGGAGGCGCAACGACGCGGCCACGCAGTCTCGTATTATACACCGGACAAGCTATCCCTGCGCGGCAAGGACCTGGTCGCGCCGGCTCAGTCGCTGACCGTGCGCGATCAGGACGGCGATCATTTTACGCTCGGCGAAGCAACGCGCGCGTATCTGGAATCCTTTGACGTCGTGTTGTTGCGGCAAGACCCGCCGTTCGATCTGGCCTACATCACGACGACCCACTTGCTCGAGCGCATTCATCCGAAGACGCTGGTGGTCAACGACCCCGCGAGCGTGCGAGATGCGCCGGAAAAGCTGTTCGTGATGGACTTTCCCGAGCTGATGCCGCCGACCCTGATTTCGCGCGATCTCGATGAGATCAGTTCGTTTCGTGCCGAGCACGGCGCGGTCGTGATGAAACCGCTGCATGGCTACGGCGGAGCCGCGGTCTTTCGCGTGATGCCCCAGGACATGAATTTCGGATCGCTGTTCGACATGTTCTCGGTGACGTTTCGCGAGCCGTGGGTGATCCAGCGCTTCCTGCCCGAGGTGAAACACGGCGACAAACGCATCATCCTCGTCGACGGCGAATTCGCCGGCGCCGTCAATCGCGTACCGGCCGCGGACGATCTGCGCTCCAACATGGTCCGTGGCGGCGCTGCGCAAGCAACCGACCTGACGCCCCGCGAGCGCGAGATTTGTGAGCGCATCGGTCCGGCGCTGCGCGAGCGCGGGCTGTTGTTTGTCGGCATCGACGTCATCGACGGCAATCTCACCGAGATCAACGTCACCTCGCCCACCGGTATCCGGGCGATCGCCGCCTTTGGAGGTCCGGACGTCGCCGCGAAAATCTGGGACCGGATCGAGGCGAAACGGTCGTAG
- a CDS encoding YraN family protein, whose translation MTAGKGAPRGDARIAAPERVAAFRTGLSAESRAAAYLIAKGYRILARRFRTPHGEIDIVARRRQLLAFVEVKARRSLDEAAYAVTPRQQQRIIGAAQVWLMTHPEHAAFELRFDAMLIAPRRLPRHLLGAFDAST comes from the coding sequence ATGACAGCGGGTAAAGGAGCCCCCCGGGGAGACGCAAGGATAGCGGCGCCCGAACGCGTCGCAGCCTTCCGCACCGGTCTTTCGGCAGAAAGCCGCGCCGCCGCCTATCTGATCGCCAAAGGCTATCGCATTCTGGCACGCCGGTTCCGCACCCCTCACGGCGAGATCGATATCGTGGCACGGCGGCGCCAGCTTCTCGCCTTCGTCGAAGTCAAGGCTCGCCGCAGCCTCGACGAGGCCGCCTATGCGGTGACGCCGCGACAACAGCAACGGATCATAGGCGCCGCCCAGGTCTGGCTGATGACGCATCCCGAGCATGCGGCTTTCGAGCTTCGTTTCGACGCTATGCTGATTGCGCCGCGACGTCTGCCGCGCCATCTGTTAGGTGCATTCGACGCCAGCACATAG
- the rsmI gene encoding 16S rRNA (cytidine(1402)-2'-O)-methyltransferase yields MRAKSASLKPDTETPGIRTFSIAGHQLVAPRAMPGLHLVATPIGNLGDITLRALETLAGVDIIACEDTRITRRLTDRFSITGVLKPYHDHNASTARPKILEQLAQGASIALVSDAGTPLISDPGFKLVREVCAAGHQVIALPGPSSVLAALAVAALPTDRFFFEGFLPSKETARRTRLAELAQIDATLVMFESGNRIRDSLRDLAAILGNRDAAICRELTKLHEDIRRATLVELAQTAAMLETRGEFVLVVGPPPAGAGMMSSADLDNLLLASLKENSVKDSVARAVEISCRPRREVYARALELAGQNRAKDDK; encoded by the coding sequence ATGCGCGCAAAATCCGCCTCTCTGAAACCGGACACCGAAACTCCCGGCATCCGAACCTTTTCCATCGCGGGTCATCAACTGGTTGCCCCCAGGGCCATGCCGGGTCTTCATCTGGTCGCCACGCCGATCGGCAACCTCGGTGACATCACCCTGCGCGCGTTGGAGACGCTTGCCGGCGTCGATATCATTGCCTGCGAGGACACCCGCATCACCCGTCGCCTGACCGACCGCTTCTCGATCACGGGTGTGCTCAAGCCTTACCACGACCATAACGCTTCGACGGCCCGGCCTAAGATCCTGGAGCAACTGGCGCAGGGCGCCTCCATCGCACTGGTCTCCGATGCCGGAACGCCTTTGATTTCCGATCCCGGCTTCAAGCTGGTGCGCGAGGTCTGCGCCGCCGGTCATCAGGTGATCGCGCTGCCGGGGCCATCGTCCGTGCTGGCCGCGCTCGCGGTGGCCGCGCTGCCGACGGACCGGTTTTTCTTTGAGGGATTTTTGCCCTCGAAGGAAACGGCGCGCCGCACACGCCTTGCCGAACTCGCGCAAATCGATGCCACGCTGGTCATGTTCGAGTCCGGCAACCGCATCCGAGACTCCTTGCGCGATCTCGCAGCCATCCTCGGAAATCGCGACGCCGCGATCTGCCGCGAACTGACGAAGCTGCACGAGGATATCCGCCGCGCGACCCTTGTGGAGCTCGCGCAAACCGCCGCGATGCTGGAAACGCGGGGCGAGTTTGTGCTGGTGGTCGGGCCACCCCCGGCAGGTGCAGGCATGATGTCATCCGCTGATCTGGATAATCTGCTGCTGGCCTCGCTTAAGGAAAACAGCGTAAAAGACAGTGTCGCTCGCGCGGTCGAAATCTCTTGCCGCCCGCGACGCGAAGTCTATGCCCGCGCACTTGAGCTCGCCGGACAAAATCGGGCCAAGGACGACAAATGA
- a CDS encoding penicillin-binding protein activator has protein sequence MARIRMTDPFKPKPERPGATRRAVLGFVVGAPLLGACSGIQQTLTGSSSQPAPSGPAQQAVTIGTGQVKVGLVLPLSAAGNASIAAQSMKNAAEMALSEFQNPNIQLLIKDDAGSAQGAQQGAQQALDEGAEVILGPLFAASVPAVAQAARTRGTSVIAFSTDSSVAGRGVYLLSFLPESDVNRIVEYAVSTGKRSFAAMVPENAYGNVVEAAFKQTVGRRGGRIVAFEKYGADRAGAARKVAQSLRSADALLIADDGDAVVSVADALTAAGANLRNVQLLGTGLWDNPRVFASAALQGGLYAAPDPSGFRSFAGRYRAKYGGEPVRTATLAYDAVALVAALARTQGAQRFAAETLTNPSGFAGIDGLFRFRSDGTNQRGLAVMRVASGGGEPIAGSPKSFGA, from the coding sequence ATGGCAAGGATAAGAATGACGGACCCGTTCAAACCGAAACCTGAGCGTCCGGGCGCGACCCGTCGAGCGGTGTTGGGTTTTGTCGTTGGAGCGCCCTTGCTCGGTGCCTGCTCGGGTATCCAGCAAACGCTGACCGGTTCTTCCTCGCAGCCGGCGCCGTCCGGGCCGGCTCAGCAGGCCGTTACCATCGGAACGGGCCAGGTCAAGGTCGGACTGGTTCTCCCGCTGTCGGCTGCAGGCAATGCGAGCATTGCGGCGCAGTCGATGAAGAATGCGGCTGAAATGGCACTGTCGGAGTTTCAGAACCCGAACATCCAGCTGCTGATCAAGGACGATGCCGGCTCGGCGCAAGGCGCGCAGCAGGGAGCGCAACAGGCCCTTGACGAAGGCGCAGAAGTCATTCTCGGTCCGTTGTTCGCAGCGTCGGTTCCGGCGGTCGCTCAGGCGGCCCGGACGCGCGGCACTTCGGTAATCGCGTTCTCGACCGATTCGAGCGTTGCGGGCCGGGGCGTCTATCTTCTGAGCTTTCTCCCTGAATCGGACGTGAACCGGATCGTCGAATATGCCGTGAGCACGGGAAAACGCTCGTTTGCCGCGATGGTGCCCGAAAATGCCTATGGCAATGTCGTTGAAGCCGCCTTCAAGCAGACGGTCGGCCGGCGCGGCGGGCGCATCGTCGCATTCGAGAAATATGGCGCCGATCGTGCCGGCGCGGCGCGGAAGGTGGCGCAGTCGCTTCGCTCGGCTGATGCGCTGCTCATCGCCGATGACGGCGATGCGGTGGTTTCGGTTGCCGACGCGCTCACGGCGGCAGGTGCCAATCTGCGCAATGTCCAGCTTCTTGGAACGGGGCTGTGGGACAATCCTCGCGTATTCGCCAGCGCGGCGCTGCAAGGCGGTCTCTATGCCGCTCCCGACCCCTCCGGCTTCCGCAGCTTCGCAGGCCGCTACCGTGCCAAATACGGCGGTGAGCCGGTGCGCACGGCAACCCTTGCTTATGATGCCGTCGCACTGGTGGCGGCTCTTGCGCGAACCCAGGGTGCGCAGCGCTTCGCGGCGGAGACGCTGACCAATCCGTCGGGCTTCGCCGGCATCGACGGGTTGTTTCGATTCCGTTCCGACGGCACCAACCAGCGCGGCCTTGCCGTCATGCGTGTCGCATCGGGCGGCGGCGAGCCGATCGCCGGCTCGCCAAAGAGTTTCGGCGCCTGA